The Erigeron canadensis isolate Cc75 chromosome 1, C_canadensis_v1, whole genome shotgun sequence genome segment CTTGAAAAGGGAACATGGTTCATCTAAAATGTATACTACtatttttaaatctttcaaTACTTACCTTCACAGTCCGGAAGCGATAGTGATATATCGTTATTTTAAATCTTCCAATACTTTGATTGAGTGTAAGTGATTGAATGTTTCATTgagatttatattcttttacaGAGTGGTTTGAACAAGTTTCATGGGCAACACGCCTTGAGGGAAAGATCGAACAAAGAAAACACATCAGGTATTTTATTAAGGTAATCTACTTACCATCACTTTGTTAAGATCCTGTGAACTATACAAGTCTCTAAAGGCAGTGGATTCCAACTTAGATTGACTAAAAACAAAACACTGAATATGGAACCGAAATAGCTCATTCCCCATGTTTCTTTTGAGTAATTTCTAGGTTCGGTTCGAGATGCCTTACAATATCTTGTGTGATAGTTGCAGTTCTATGATTGTAAAAGCCTTGAAGAAGCAAATGGGGAATTATTATCCTTCAAAGTTGAGCAGTGGTTGTACCGTTGTACCAAATTATGAGTGTCTAttagaaggaaaaaaatatgAGTCATGTGCTTcaagtttttgtatatttttaaattttcatttcatATTGGTTTTGTATTTCACTTTCTATATCTTAGTTTCCACgtttgatatatatttcaaatttataGTTTTCAATTGGACACATGTTATAGTCATCGATATCAATCTTTATAGAACTCAATGATAAAGACATGAAAATTtacttgaatttttaaaaaatatacataaataaaatatgagaAAGTAACCTCAATACccaattttttataaaagtttatcaATTTACCCaagttttttcaaaattatcacaaaatacccacaattggaaaatcgcaataagaatatgaaaatcgcataaagaacattgaaaatcgcataaagaactttgaaaatctcataaagaactttaaaaatctcataaagaacattgaaaatcgcataaagatttttagaatcgcataaaaaacttgataatcgcataaagaacttagaatctcataaagaacttCGAATGTTACAAAATCTTTACgagatttataaaatctttatgcaattatgttaaatctttatgcgattttgttaaatctttatgcgattttgggaatctcattgcgattttatATAATCTCGTTGCGAATTTGGGAATCTTATTACGATTTTatgaatctcattgcgatttttgaaaattattgcGACTTTGTtgggtattttataaaaatccaaaaaaacttggGTATATTGATatcttttttagaaaaattgggATTGAGGTCATTTTATACCTAATGATAAATGTAGATAATAGaatatttaaaacaaattaattcaaCAGACCCGCGTTTTACGCGGGATCTAAATCTAGTTGTCACTACTAAAACAAAACTTAGCTGCAACGCGTGAGTATTATGCtcgtttaattaataaatattgacAATATATCTATGTTCTAACTTATTGTGGTAATTTAATATTagttattttcttaattatttatcCATCTTATGAAAATTACTCGTATAGTTTTTCCATGGAATAACGAGTAATTTTTGAACGGCAGAAGGATATTAATATAAAGAGACCAACTATATATCAAAACACGAGAAGGCTAAATTTTGTAATTATAACAACAAATCTAGAATCAACCCATACAGTCCAGTTTAGAGGGTGTGCAAGGGGTACTAATGCAAATGGAACTTGATAAAATCAAACTTGTTAGTCCACTCAGAAAcaattcttttaattattaattattgttgTTTCAGATAAGTACTGATAACCAAGGTAGATTTCACACTAACACACATTATGATAGTGAAAAAgttgatttttatatatttcacaAATTGATCATCTATGTAGATCAATGAATATGAAAAGAACAGCAAAATTAGAATGTGCCTAAAGATATGAATTGGCCGAATGTTATGGACGAATGTTATGATAAAAGAGTCAAACAAAACCGAAAACAAATCTAAAAATAACTCATGGGAAAAGGGGCTGATGGGCCCGGGGCTGACCCAAACCGCCGTAGATAGAAAACGGTGTTTAGTTCCGCGAGTATTTGAGAAACCTATATTAATTTCTCCTCTATTACGATAAATAGTGTCTGACCGGCCAAGAACGTACGTACATTAGAATTAGaacataataataaacaaagGGACTAGAAGGATCCTTGAACACCGATGTATAAAGCCTCCTGCCTCCCATGGATAGAGTAAGGGGACATAAACACGCCATTGTAAGTTAGTAGTAAAAAGTTGATTACAAGACCAAATTAGAAGGCCGTAAAACTTAATTATGAGCTTAATTACCTAGCATCTATCCCAAAGATCGATACttaaagggaagtgatattcgtaccacaacaGTTGATATATTTACCAGACATGTGCTTTACTGACTTGTAAagtatgttaaaaaaattatacaaagtGGTAAATAAATGAGTATTTGTGGTACTAATATTAATTCTCATACTTAAAACTTGAATTTAACTGCCATAAGCGAAAGATCGAGAATACGCAAATAAcacaatgaaaataaaaatgtgatACGAGTATTAATTGGACATACATATATCAGGAACTAAAAAGGAAACATGTATTAAAAGCAACcgtaacaaaaataaaaagaagtaattcatatatatagccAATTAGTTTATCGATCGGATGTACGTCTTAATTAATTATCCTTTTTCAGCATCACGCCCTTAATTAATTGGTCTTTTTTTCAAGCCTAGCTAGATGATGAGGCCGGCCGGACCCTCGATCAATCTCTTAGGATCGATCGGAGGGGTGATACCCAAACCAGACTGTCAACATACTGAACGACTTTGGTTCTGAAACTTGGCATAATAGATATGTTAAAGTAACTAACTTGGTGTTCGAGCGGATCATACAAAGCCAAAGGTTCATCGGGAGCTTCGAAGATAAACTTATTGTGCAATGTAAACCCCAAAGGCCGGACCATTGATGATCCAGTACTAAACCGTGAAAAGACATGGTTTTGCACCCACGACTCGGCCGCACCATACTCATTCATCACCCAAACCTCATATTTTGTATCACTATAACTACATGACATGACACAAAGTTTTCCATCCAAAACTCCAATAGCATTATAATAAGAAGAGTTGTCTATAGAATCGGGAAGAGATATCTCACTGAAAGTTTCCAAACACAAATCAAATGCCACTATCGCTTGTCGACGCGGCCCTTGATCATGATCAACGACGACATAGCCAAACCAGTGAAGGTAACCATCGTAGTCGTTTACATAGCGTTCATTGCTATCGCAAATCGTTGTAATATGTGGTAGTGGAGGTGGAGTTGTATGATTCCAAGATCCCTTTCGCATGCTATACACCTCCATGCGTAGCCACGTCTCAACGCCCGGTATTGCATGACCATACATAAACTTGACAACTTTGTAATCATCGGTTTTTGGATCAAACCCAAACCGAAAAAGGATCTGGTAGCGGTTGGGGTACGGGGAGAAAAAATCATACGGTGGGACAGCAAGTAACGCGGAAAGCGAAGGGTTCCAAAGGTGAATGACAAAAGAGTTTTTACAATTAGCAAAGCATATCAAGCCGTTAACAGATCCAATAACGTAACTTCCACCATGTACGTATGATGAAGCATTAACAGGGAGTTTGATCATGAGACCCACGTATTCGTAATATGGGCATCGACACAAATTCGCGGTGAATGGTAATCTACAGCCATGGTCAAAAGAAAACCCGTTATGAAAAGTAAGCAGGACTTCCCCACGTTGTTTATCTGCTTGGATTGAATGATGAAGGTGGGATTTGATAAAAGACCGTTCACTTAAAACAGCATTCCATAGCTTACAAACACGCCTTAACCGAGCAACTTGCTTCGAAGGCAACCGGGTCAAGATGTTGTTGAACATAACATCGTCCGGGGGATATTGTTCGACACTTTATGCAGTTTAAGTCGTTTTGTTGTTTGTGAACCCGCCATTGGAATAACATGAATTTGACTCTTAGAGGCGACACATTACAAATATTTGAGTATATATAGTGCATTGATCGATATGAGAGTTTTGGGGATATGATTAATTAGACTCTCTGTACGTACGTGTATGTGGTGGGTATGTGTATGGTGACGCTACACACTTTTACAAATATATGACTCTCTGTACGTACGTACGGAAGATAACGTCGTCCGGgggatattaatattattgttgcaCACTTTCTGCTGCTTACGATATTGTTTTCTTCTTTGTGAACCCGCCATCGAAATAACATTAATATCCTATGTACTCATTAATTACTAGCTAGCTATTTGCTTATAATAATTCCTTCTTGGATCGGCAGGCAACAGAATATATATTCGTGTAtataatgtaaatgtaaatatcgaTCGATGTACattataattacttaattagaCTACTATATGTGTGCATTAGTGTATGTATGTAAAGGAAGACGTCCTATGGCCATCCGCAGATATGATGAGACCGTACGTGCGTGTGTGTAGCTTTGGGTGGTGTGTGTATAGTATGTATATGTCTATAGTCTGTCATTGTGGATTGGATGGaaaatattacgagtacttTTTCTATAATAAGATGTAAAAAGTGATTCTATTTCCAGGAAGCTAATCCAAAATCAATATAACTAATTAGAACTAGATAGACATGATGTTTATCAGACGTGATCTAGTGACATACATGGAAACGTGCACTATGATTATCGGAAAAAATTAATGCACAGTGACTAGCTTATGattcaaatataattaaatgtGAATCATAACTACATGCTTGAACTAATAATGTTTAACAGTAAATCTCATATATGAAGATATGATTATAGG includes the following:
- the LOC122590839 gene encoding F-box/kelch-repeat protein At3g06240-like; this translates as MFNNILTRLPSKQVARLRRVCKLWNAVLSERSFIKSHLHHSIQADKQRGEVLLTFHNGFSFDHGCRLPFTANLCRCPYYEYVGLMIKLPVNASSYVHGGSYVIGSVNGLICFANCKNSFVIHLWNPSLSALLAVPPYDFFSPYPNRYQILFRFGFDPKTDDYKVVKFMYGHAIPGVETWLRMEVYSMRKGSWNHTTPPPLPHITTICDSNERYVNDYDGYLHWFGYVVVDHDQGPRRQAIVAFDLCLETFSEISLPDSIDNSSYYNAIGVLDGKLCVMSCSYSDTKYEVWVMNEYGAAESWVQNHVFSRFSTGSSMVRPLGFTLHNKFIFEAPDEPLALYDPLEHQVSYFNISIMPSFRTKVVQYVDSLVWVSPLRSILRD